From one [Ruminococcus] lactaris ATCC 29176 genomic stretch:
- a CDS encoding hydratase: MIKLYDNGVYLLNGTEIVEDAGNVQTPLTKEEAAKNTMAYGILKEHNTSSDMERLQIRFDKLTSHDITFVGIIQTARASGLEKFPMPYVLTNCHNSLCAVGGTINEDDHMFGLTCAKKYGGVYVPPHQAVIHQFAREMLAGGGKMILGSDSHTRYGALGTMAMGEGGPELVKQLLNKTYDIKMPGVIAIYLDGEPAKGVGPQDVALAIIGATFKNGYVNNKVMEFVGPGVSNLSADFRIGIDVMTTETTCLSSIWRTDEKIREFYDIHGRSEDYKELNSGAVAYYDGLVYVNLSEIKPMIAMPFHPSNVYTIDELNANLADILHDVEQKALVSLDGAVDYSLQDKIKNGKFYVEQGIIAGCAGGGFENICAAADIIKGKNIGADEFTFSVYPASTPIYMELVKNGAIADLMEAGTVVKTAFCGPCFGAGDTPANNAFSIRHTTRNFPNREGSKLQSGQISSVALMDARSIAATAANKGFLTPATALDVEYKGQKYHFDKNIYANRVFDSKGVADPSVEIKFGPNIKDWPAMSALPQNLLVKVVSEIHDPVTTTDELIPSGETSSYRSNPLGLAEFALSRKDPAYVGRAKEVQKAQKAIEADECPVEALEELKPVMDKIHETYPEVGKGNLGVGSTIFAVKPGDGSAREQAASCQKVLGGWANIANEYATKRYRSNLINWGMLPFLTDTDHESLPFKNGDYIFVPDVRKAVEEKAAVVKAYVVGDELKEIDLKLGDLTDAERQIILDGCLINYYRATK; the protein is encoded by the coding sequence ATGATAAAATTGTACGATAACGGTGTGTATCTGTTGAATGGCACCGAGATAGTGGAAGACGCAGGAAATGTACAGACTCCTCTTACAAAAGAGGAAGCCGCGAAAAATACTATGGCGTATGGAATCCTGAAAGAGCATAATACTTCATCTGATATGGAGAGACTTCAGATCAGATTTGATAAGCTGACATCCCATGATATTACGTTTGTAGGAATTATCCAGACAGCCCGTGCATCAGGACTTGAAAAATTCCCGATGCCATATGTATTAACGAACTGTCATAATAGTCTTTGTGCTGTAGGTGGTACGATCAATGAAGATGACCATATGTTTGGACTGACATGTGCGAAAAAGTATGGCGGCGTCTATGTTCCGCCTCATCAGGCAGTCATCCATCAGTTTGCCCGTGAGATGCTTGCAGGCGGAGGAAAGATGATTTTGGGTTCTGACAGTCATACCCGTTATGGTGCACTTGGAACGATGGCAATGGGCGAAGGCGGACCGGAGCTTGTAAAGCAGCTTCTGAACAAGACGTATGATATCAAGATGCCGGGCGTGATCGCGATCTATTTAGACGGTGAGCCGGCAAAGGGTGTCGGACCGCAGGACGTTGCACTGGCAATCATCGGGGCGACCTTCAAGAATGGTTATGTAAATAATAAAGTTATGGAATTTGTAGGACCTGGTGTCAGCAATTTAAGTGCTGATTTCCGTATCGGTATTGATGTAATGACGACAGAGACAACCTGTCTGTCTTCTATCTGGAGAACAGATGAAAAGATCCGGGAGTTCTATGACATCCATGGAAGAAGTGAAGACTATAAAGAGCTGAATTCGGGAGCAGTTGCTTACTATGATGGACTGGTATATGTGAACTTAAGCGAGATCAAGCCGATGATTGCGATGCCGTTCCATCCAAGCAATGTATATACGATTGATGAACTGAATGCAAATCTTGCAGACATTCTTCATGATGTAGAGCAGAAAGCCCTTGTAAGTCTGGACGGAGCAGTAGATTATTCACTGCAGGATAAGATTAAAAATGGCAAGTTCTATGTAGAACAGGGTATCATTGCAGGCTGTGCCGGTGGCGGATTTGAAAATATCTGTGCGGCAGCAGACATCATTAAAGGAAAGAATATCGGAGCAGATGAATTTACATTCAGCGTTTATCCGGCAAGTACTCCGATTTATATGGAACTGGTGAAAAATGGTGCGATCGCTGATCTGATGGAAGCAGGAACTGTTGTAAAAACTGCATTCTGTGGTCCATGTTTCGGAGCAGGAGATACACCGGCGAACAACGCATTTTCTATCCGTCATACAACGAGAAACTTCCCGAACAGAGAGGGAAGTAAGCTGCAGAGCGGACAGATCTCTTCCGTCGCACTGATGGATGCACGTTCTATTGCTGCAACTGCTGCAAATAAGGGATTCCTTACACCTGCAACTGCACTGGATGTGGAATATAAGGGACAGAAGTATCATTTCGATAAAAATATTTATGCGAACAGAGTTTTCGACAGCAAGGGTGTTGCTGATCCGTCCGTAGAGATCAAGTTTGGTCCGAATATCAAAGACTGGCCGGCAATGTCAGCGCTTCCGCAGAATCTGCTTGTAAAGGTTGTATCTGAGATCCACGACCCGGTTACGACAACAGATGAGCTGATTCCGTCAGGAGAGACATCTTCTTACCGTTCCAATCCGCTGGGACTTGCAGAGTTTGCTCTGTCAAGAAAAGATCCGGCATATGTAGGACGGGCAAAAGAAGTACAGAAAGCACAGAAGGCGATTGAGGCCGATGAGTGTCCGGTAGAAGCACTGGAAGAGCTGAAACCGGTTATGGACAAGATCCATGAGACATACCCGGAAGTTGGCAAAGGCAACCTTGGAGTAGGAAGTACAATCTTTGCAGTGAAGCCGGGAGACGGATCTGCACGTGAGCAGGCTGCATCATGTCAGAAGGTACTCGGCGGCTGGGCAAATATCGCGAATGAATATGCAACAAAGCGTTATCGTTCCAACCTCATCAACTGGGGTATGCTCCCGTTCCTGACTGATACAGACCATGAATCACTTCCATTTAAAAATGGAGATTATATCTTTGTTCCGGATGTGAGAAAAGCAGTAGAAGAAAAGGCTGCGGTTGTGAAAGCATATGTTGTCGGGGATGAGTTAAAAGAGATCGACCTGAAGCTCGGAGATCTGACAGATGCTGAACGCCAGATCATACTGGATGGATGTCTGATTAACTATTATAGAGCGACAAAGTAG
- a CDS encoding Rpn family recombination-promoting nuclease/putative transposase: protein MGQADVNVNLWLKDTKRFADLFNAILFQGKAVILPENLHPSPETTAVSLQDAQGKNVVKKQYRDIIMNWQDQAVLMLLAVESQTAIHYAAPLKVMLYDSMEYAEQVRVKWKERPPRLSSAEFLSRFQKNDKLIPVITLIFYYGTEEWDGPLELHQMFDLGTEKKHAELMKKYLPNYHINLVDVRRLKNLESFQSDLQIIFGMLQCSQDKYALRTCVASHKDYFQKLDLETYHALAAFLNSRQLMEINVEKEEKEELDMCKALEDIYNDGVQDGMEQGRRSGIAEGEAHGKELGIASQKKEVALQMQKLGYPLDAIAAVLMESLDSVLKILAVVG, encoded by the coding sequence ATGGGACAAGCAGATGTAAATGTTAATCTTTGGCTTAAGGATACGAAACGGTTCGCAGACCTGTTCAACGCCATTTTATTTCAGGGAAAAGCCGTGATCCTACCGGAGAATCTTCACCCCAGCCCGGAGACAACCGCAGTCAGTCTTCAGGACGCTCAGGGGAAAAATGTTGTAAAAAAGCAATACCGTGATATCATCATGAACTGGCAGGATCAGGCTGTGCTGATGCTGCTGGCGGTGGAATCACAGACTGCCATTCATTACGCTGCACCGTTGAAAGTAATGCTCTATGACAGCATGGAATATGCGGAACAGGTGCGGGTCAAATGGAAAGAACGTCCGCCCCGTCTTTCTTCGGCTGAATTTCTTTCCCGGTTTCAAAAGAATGATAAACTCATCCCGGTGATTACTTTGATCTTCTATTATGGGACAGAGGAGTGGGATGGACCTTTGGAACTGCATCAGATGTTCGATCTTGGGACAGAAAAGAAGCATGCGGAACTGATGAAAAAGTATCTTCCCAATTATCACATTAACCTCGTCGATGTCAGAAGACTGAAAAATTTAGAATCTTTTCAAAGTGATTTACAAATCATATTCGGTATGCTACAATGTAGTCAGGATAAATACGCATTGCGTACATGTGTAGCAAGTCATAAAGACTATTTCCAAAAGCTGGATCTGGAGACTTATCATGCACTTGCGGCATTCTTAAATTCCCGGCAGCTTATGGAGATAAACGTAGAGAAGGAAGAAAAGGAGGAACTGGATATGTGTAAAGCACTGGAAGATATTTATAATGATGGCGTTCAGGATGGTATGGAACAGGGCAGACGATCAGGTATTGCCGAAGGAGAAGCTCATGGAAAAGAACTTGGCATAGCCTCCCAGAAAAAGGAGGTGGCCCTGCAGATGCAAAAGCTTGGTTATCCTTTGGATGCCATTGCAGCGGTACTGATGGAGTCTCTGGATAGCGTCCTTAAAATTCTTGCTGTAGTTGGGTAA
- a CDS encoding discoidin domain-containing protein, whose product MKLKTVKRMNACVLSAAMVLSGVTIIPPATVSAAANNEINYALSGTATVSDQETNYWGADKAIDGIVNRDAAKADQSRWATNQSTSQAARTLTVNLGTQKTFDHFVIEWERTNITNFKISVCDTEDGEYRDVYVKNDGENITSVTSDIQLDEAVTAQYVKLTVNGYTVNPGSWQSVSLYEFEILGEAENLSTAATATADGSETTGTDASKAVDGDDTTRWASPAATGSHWLKLDYGSEKTIRTAKIHWERKNATAYRIEKSSDGENWETVKAFTASPSDYRETIVFDEAVTTRYLRLYIESFDQAGAPEGSASVSWPTVSVYEFETYEAELATTEPERTPKEVADGLEVPSSIDGASGKLAMPEVPEGYEISFVGADYEQIVDRDLTVYQPLVTKTVKMNFNVKKAGDDSTAVDSKEYTMTVTGKYTAEDGDNAKPNVIPELAEWKGAKGGSFEISDSSRIVVATKDKAELSAMAEEFKNDYKEITGKSIEIVYADQASAGDFFFTLEAAGNGLKEEGYSMNVTDKVEVKAEQKAGAYWSTRTILQILKQNGTTIPKGECRDYPKYEVRGFMLDVGRRPFESETLQEVAKTMLWYKMNDLQLHLNDNYIFLENYSTSEGAMSAYEGFRMESDVKEGGLNQADLTSDDMYYTKAEMKSMIQNYRKLGLDIIPEFDTPAHSLSFTKVRPDLRFGTTGRQNDHFNLSTKYDESLAFIESIWDEYIKGDDPVFDQDTTVNIGTDEYDGQYTEQFRKFTDDLLAYIQDNGNTVRLWGSLTARNGSTSVRSEGVQMNIWNDGWANPKSMYQQGYDLIDMNDGSVYIVPAAGYYADYLSRKSMYNYDPATRMGVPSGSEQTLGGAYAIWNDMVDQRANGLTEMEIYDRFDDAAPYYAAALWGKSGEVSFTTAQQTSENVGEAPGVNAYDKVDSETDEILSYDFEDGLSDKSANEYDAENGKNAEVKDGELVLKGGESYISTPLDKVGPEKELSFDITLTQPAEPGQILFEAEKDEDHEAYSTHNIRIMEDGTLGFTREGYDYSFGYKLPVNQKMTLKIRTKNGSTVLIADGKEYKATGSFTYEGDVKKTGITSSTLSLPLTRIGSDTNAVHAIIDNVNLSSTMSDGESSPIDPSGFTVTSDNQNSDGPISAAFDNDRSTIWHTQYSPSKKALPATITIDMGQSYDVNGFYYLPRPTGNNGYILKYSLYYEDADENWTALVENGTWESTGTEKTVNFTPVQTSKIKLVVSEGQNGFGSAAEFRVLTGTQDLTKTQLRMSTYVEGEGTATVSKEKIEQGEEVTFTATAKKGATFTGWYDVLGTKVSDEAVYTVTPEENLTLIAKFEKGSEPDQPEDKTYTVTIDGKEQTVKEGEKAAKPADPEKEGYKFLGWYEEGSDTAFDFDTAITKNITLTARFEKIEEPDQPDKPSAPENVVTGEITKNSVEVKWDGPASTAGLAGYKIYVNGKEYVTYIPADATGYTIEGLEAGKTYQIEVVAVGDDENATEYAAAELSVTTKSENNGNGGDNGNTGDNGNNGNNGNAGDNGNNGNNGNAGVNNPTKDQNHNAGTTNKKQNAAAKTGDSTNMAVFVFMLGGSLAAGTVVFRRKRR is encoded by the coding sequence ATGAAATTAAAGACAGTAAAGCGTATGAATGCGTGCGTTTTATCTGCTGCCATGGTTTTGAGTGGTGTTACAATCATTCCACCGGCCACAGTAAGTGCTGCGGCAAATAATGAGATCAATTATGCATTAAGTGGAACGGCAACCGTCAGTGATCAGGAGACGAATTACTGGGGAGCAGATAAGGCGATCGACGGAATCGTCAACAGAGATGCTGCAAAGGCAGATCAGTCGAGATGGGCAACGAATCAGAGTACAAGTCAGGCGGCAAGGACGCTGACGGTGAATCTCGGTACACAGAAGACATTTGATCATTTTGTGATCGAATGGGAAAGAACGAATATTACGAACTTCAAGATTTCTGTATGTGATACAGAAGATGGAGAATACCGGGATGTTTACGTAAAAAATGACGGAGAAAATATTACATCAGTTACGAGTGATATCCAGTTGGATGAGGCTGTGACGGCTCAGTACGTAAAGCTGACAGTCAATGGTTATACAGTAAATCCGGGAAGCTGGCAGTCAGTATCCCTGTATGAGTTTGAGATCCTTGGAGAAGCAGAGAATTTGAGTACCGCTGCAACTGCAACAGCAGACGGAAGTGAGACAACCGGAACAGATGCCTCCAAGGCAGTTGACGGCGATGATACGACCCGCTGGGCAAGTCCGGCGGCAACAGGATCACACTGGCTGAAGCTGGATTATGGCAGCGAGAAGACGATCAGAACAGCAAAGATCCATTGGGAGAGAAAGAATGCGACTGCCTACCGGATCGAGAAGTCTTCCGACGGAGAGAACTGGGAGACGGTAAAAGCATTTACGGCAAGTCCTTCAGATTATAGAGAGACGATCGTATTTGATGAAGCAGTAACGACAAGATATCTGAGATTATATATTGAATCCTTTGATCAGGCGGGAGCACCGGAGGGAAGTGCTTCTGTAAGCTGGCCGACCGTTTCAGTCTATGAGTTTGAAACTTATGAGGCAGAGCTTGCTACGACAGAGCCGGAGAGAACTCCGAAAGAAGTTGCAGACGGCCTGGAAGTTCCTTCCAGTATTGATGGAGCATCAGGAAAGCTGGCAATGCCGGAAGTTCCTGAAGGATATGAGATCAGTTTTGTCGGTGCAGATTATGAGCAGATCGTAGACAGGGATCTGACAGTTTATCAGCCGCTTGTTACAAAGACTGTGAAGATGAACTTCAATGTAAAGAAAGCCGGTGACGACAGTACGGCAGTAGATTCCAAAGAATATACTATGACTGTAACCGGAAAGTATACGGCAGAAGACGGAGATAATGCAAAGCCGAACGTAATCCCGGAACTGGCAGAATGGAAAGGTGCAAAGGGTGGTTCCTTTGAGATCAGTGATTCCAGCCGTATCGTTGTAGCAACAAAGGATAAGGCAGAATTATCTGCAATGGCTGAAGAATTTAAGAACGATTATAAAGAGATCACGGGAAAATCCATCGAGATTGTTTATGCGGATCAGGCATCAGCAGGAGACTTCTTCTTTACACTTGAGGCAGCCGGAAATGGGCTGAAAGAAGAAGGATATTCCATGAATGTAACGGATAAAGTGGAAGTGAAGGCAGAGCAGAAAGCAGGAGCTTACTGGTCTACAAGAACAATCCTTCAGATCCTGAAGCAGAATGGTACGACAATCCCGAAGGGCGAATGCAGGGATTATCCAAAGTATGAAGTCAGAGGCTTTATGCTGGATGTAGGAAGAAGACCGTTTGAAAGCGAGACACTTCAGGAAGTTGCAAAGACAATGCTGTGGTATAAGATGAATGACCTGCAGCTTCATCTGAACGATAACTATATTTTCCTTGAAAATTATTCAACCTCAGAGGGTGCAATGTCAGCTTATGAGGGATTCCGTATGGAGTCTGATGTCAAAGAGGGTGGATTGAATCAGGCAGACCTGACCAGTGACGATATGTATTATACCAAGGCTGAGATGAAGTCCATGATCCAGAATTACCGGAAGTTAGGACTGGATATTATCCCGGAATTTGATACTCCTGCACATTCTCTGTCATTTACAAAGGTAAGACCGGATCTCAGATTCGGAACGACAGGACGCCAGAATGATCATTTCAACCTCAGCACGAAGTACGATGAGTCACTGGCATTTATTGAGAGCATCTGGGATGAGTATATTAAGGGTGATGATCCGGTATTTGACCAGGATACTACAGTGAATATCGGAACAGATGAGTATGATGGACAGTATACAGAGCAGTTCCGTAAGTTTACAGATGACCTTCTGGCTTATATCCAGGATAATGGAAATACTGTTCGTCTGTGGGGAAGTCTTACAGCAAGAAACGGAAGCACATCTGTAAGAAGTGAAGGTGTTCAGATGAACATCTGGAACGATGGATGGGCAAATCCGAAATCCATGTATCAGCAGGGTTATGATCTGATCGATATGAATGACGGAAGTGTATATATCGTACCGGCAGCAGGATATTACGCTGATTATCTGAGCCGCAAGTCCATGTATAATTATGATCCGGCTACACGTATGGGTGTTCCGTCAGGTTCTGAACAGACACTGGGAGGAGCTTATGCGATCTGGAACGATATGGTTGATCAGAGAGCGAACGGACTGACTGAGATGGAGATCTATGATCGCTTCGATGATGCTGCACCATATTATGCGGCTGCATTGTGGGGCAAATCAGGAGAAGTTTCTTTTACAACAGCACAGCAGACGAGCGAGAATGTGGGTGAAGCTCCAGGAGTCAATGCATATGATAAAGTAGACAGTGAGACAGATGAGATTCTTTCCTATGATTTTGAGGATGGACTTTCAGATAAGAGTGCAAATGAATATGATGCAGAGAACGGAAAGAATGCGGAAGTGAAGGATGGAGAACTTGTTCTGAAGGGCGGAGAAAGCTATATCTCTACTCCATTGGATAAAGTTGGACCTGAGAAAGAACTGAGCTTTGATATCACACTGACTCAGCCGGCAGAACCGGGACAGATTCTCTTTGAAGCTGAGAAGGACGAAGATCATGAAGCCTACAGTACTCATAATATCCGCATTATGGAAGATGGAACACTTGGATTTACAAGAGAAGGATATGACTATTCCTTTGGATATAAACTTCCTGTTAATCAGAAGATGACATTAAAGATCCGTACAAAGAACGGAAGTACTGTCCTGATTGCAGATGGAAAAGAGTATAAAGCAACCGGAAGTTTTACATATGAAGGCGATGTGAAGAAGACCGGTATTACAAGCTCTACACTTTCTCTGCCACTGACAAGGATTGGTTCTGATACAAATGCGGTACATGCCATCATTGATAATGTAAATCTTTCTTCTACGATGTCAGATGGGGAATCTTCGCCGATTGATCCATCCGGATTTACAGTGACATCAGATAATCAGAACAGTGACGGACCAATCAGTGCAGCATTTGACAATGATCGGTCAACGATCTGGCATACGCAGTACTCTCCGAGTAAGAAAGCACTGCCGGCAACGATCACGATTGATATGGGACAGTCCTATGATGTGAACGGATTCTATTATCTGCCGAGACCGACGGGAAATAACGGATATATCCTGAAATATTCTCTGTATTATGAGGATGCGGATGAAAACTGGACAGCTCTTGTAGAGAATGGAACGTGGGAAAGCACAGGTACAGAAAAAACGGTAAACTTTACACCGGTTCAGACATCCAAGATCAAGCTGGTTGTATCAGAAGGACAGAATGGTTTCGGTAGTGCAGCAGAATTCAGAGTGCTTACAGGAACGCAGGATCTTACAAAGACACAACTCCGTATGAGTACTTATGTAGAAGGAGAAGGTACAGCGACTGTTTCTAAAGAAAAGATCGAACAGGGAGAAGAAGTTACCTTTACTGCAACAGCAAAGAAAGGTGCTACATTTACCGGATGGTATGATGTCCTTGGAACAAAGGTAAGTGATGAAGCCGTTTATACAGTAACTCCGGAAGAGAACCTGACCCTGATCGCAAAATTTGAAAAAGGAAGCGAGCCGGATCAGCCGGAAGATAAGACCTATACGGTTACGATCGACGGAAAAGAACAGACCGTCAAAGAAGGAGAAAAGGCTGCGAAGCCAGCCGATCCGGAAAAAGAGGGTTATAAGTTCCTTGGCTGGTATGAAGAAGGAAGTGATACGGCGTTCGATTTCGATACAGCCATCACGAAGAATATTACACTGACTGCAAGATTCGAGAAAATAGAAGAGCCGGATCAGCCGGACAAACCTTCAGCACCGGAGAATGTAGTGACAGGTGAAATTACGAAAAATTCCGTTGAAGTGAAATGGGATGGACCGGCAAGCACAGCAGGACTGGCAGGTTACAAGATCTATGTAAATGGAAAAGAATACGTGACGTATATCCCGGCAGATGCTACAGGATATACGATAGAAGGTCTTGAAGCCGGTAAGACTTATCAGATCGAAGTTGTTGCCGTAGGCGATGATGAGAATGCAACAGAGTATGCAGCCGCAGAACTGAGTGTAACAACAAAGAGTGAAAATAATGGTAACGGCGGCGATAACGGAAATACCGGAGACAACGGTAATAATGGCAATAACGGAAATGCCGGAGACAACGGTAATAATGGCAATAACGGAAATGCCGGTGTAAATAATCCGACTAAGGATCAGAATCATAATGCCGGAACAACAAATAAGAAGCAAAATGCAGCAGCCAAGACAGGCGACAGCACAAATATGGCAGTATTTGTATTCATGCTTGGTGGTTCGCTGGCAGCCGGAACGGTTGTCTTCAGAAGGAAAAGAAGATAA
- a CDS encoding response regulator transcription factor has protein sequence MYNILVCDDDKEIVEAIDIYLSQEGYHILKAYDGVEALNILEKEKVNLLILDVMMPKLDGIRATLKIRETNSVPIIILSAKSEDSDKILGLNIGADDYVTKPFNPLELVARVKSQLRRYNELGGTSQEQKEKVYEVGGLRINDDLKEVTVDGELVKLTPIEYNILLLLLKNQGRVFSINQIYESIWNEEAIGADNTVAVHIRHIREKIEINPKDPRYLKVVWGVGYKIDKG, from the coding sequence ATGTATAATATATTAGTTTGTGATGATGATAAAGAAATTGTAGAGGCAATAGATATTTATCTGTCCCAGGAGGGATATCATATCCTGAAGGCATATGATGGAGTTGAGGCATTGAATATTCTGGAGAAAGAGAAAGTAAATCTTCTGATCCTTGATGTGATGATGCCAAAGCTGGATGGAATCAGGGCAACTCTGAAGATCAGGGAGACGAACAGTGTACCGATCATTATTCTTTCTGCAAAGTCAGAAGATTCAGATAAGATACTCGGACTGAATATCGGGGCGGATGATTATGTCACAAAGCCGTTCAATCCGTTAGAACTGGTAGCAAGGGTCAAGTCTCAACTGCGTCGCTATAATGAGCTTGGTGGAACATCCCAGGAACAAAAGGAAAAAGTGTATGAAGTTGGCGGACTCAGGATCAATGATGATCTGAAAGAAGTGACGGTGGACGGAGAGTTAGTGAAGCTTACGCCGATTGAATATAATATTCTCTTGTTATTACTGAAAAATCAGGGACGGGTTTTTTCTATTAATCAGATTTATGAGTCGATTTGGAATGAAGAGGCGATTGGTGCGGATAATACAGTTGCGGTCCATATCCGCCATATTCGTGAAAAAATCGAGATCAATCCGAAAGATCCAAGATATCTGAAAGTAGTATGGGGCGTAGGCTATAAAATTGATAAAGGCTGA